A single window of Leptolyngbya ohadii IS1 DNA harbors:
- the arfB gene encoding alternative ribosome rescue aminoacyl-tRNA hydrolase ArfB: protein MLQITNSVSIPEDEIEMSAVRSQGAGGQNVNKVATAIHLRFDIGASSLPEAYQERLLQLSDQRITKDGVIVIKSQQHRTQEQNREEALKRLQELIRSAIALPKPRKPSKPTFSAKRKRLESKSKRSHIKAMRGKVTDDL, encoded by the coding sequence ATGCTTCAGATTACGAACAGCGTCAGCATTCCCGAAGATGAAATTGAAATGAGTGCGGTTCGCTCTCAGGGGGCGGGCGGACAAAATGTGAATAAGGTCGCAACAGCCATCCATCTGCGCTTTGATATCGGGGCTTCTTCGCTGCCGGAGGCATACCAGGAAAGACTGCTGCAACTGAGCGATCAGCGGATTACCAAAGATGGCGTGATTGTGATCAAATCTCAGCAGCACCGCACCCAGGAGCAAAACCGGGAAGAGGCACTGAAACGCCTACAAGAATTAATCCGAAGCGCGATCGCCCTCCCCAAACCTCGCAAACCCAGCAAACCCACCTTTAGTGCCAAGAGAAAACGATTGGAAAGTAAGAGCAAGCGATCGCACATCAAAGCAATGCGCGGCAAAGTCACCGACGACCTCTAA
- a CDS encoding bifunctional acetate--CoA ligase family protein/GNAT family N-acetyltransferase, with product MIQTPSIAAMSSAGKTSDPVYDILRQSHQPLDAIFRPQTVAVIGASERSDSVGRTVLWNLITNPFGGTVFPVNPKRSSVLGIKAYPTIADVPERVDLAIIATPAATVPQLIRDCVAAGVKGAIILSAGFREVGAAGMALEQQILKAAQGKMRIIGPNCLGVMSPRSGLNATFAGAMARPGSVGFISQSGALCTSILDWSLRENVGFSAFVSIGAMLDVNWGDLIDYLGDDPYTQSIVIYMESIGDARSFLSAAREVALTKPIIVIKAGRTEAAAQAAASHTGALAGSDKVLDAAFRRSGVLRVETINELFNMAEVLSKQPRPKGRKLTILTNAGGPGVLATDALIRGGGELAELTPETIAALDEILPTHWSHHNPIDILGDADPDRYAKALEIAAKDPNSDGLLVILTPQAMTNPTQTAEYLKNAASQNPSLKNKPLLASWMGGADVAAGEEILNRAGIYTFPYPDTAVQVFNYMGKYSYSLRGIYETPSLPSAGELDRSQAEAMIRSIRESGRTLLTEFESKQLLAAYGIPVVETRVATSEAEAIEQANHIGYPVVLKLFSETITHKTDVGGVRLNLPDAETVQKAYRAIEQSVTQKMGAEHFQGVTVQPMLRLEGYELILGSSLDPQFGPVLLFGAGGQLVEVFRDSALALPPLNTTLARRLMEQTQIYRALKGVRGRQPIDLEQLEQLMVRFSQLVAEQRWIKEIDINPLLASPERLIALDARVVLHDPETRSLDIPKLAIRPYPLQFVQPWTLKNGTPVTIRPIRPEDEPLIVQFHKTLSEESVYFRYFHMMGLKQRTAHDRLVRICFVDYDREIALVTDLENPDGTQEILAAGRLSKLHGIPEAEFSMLVSDKYQGQGIGTEMLRRLLQMGRDAGLKRIQAEILPENRAMQHVCQKLGFQIRRTVSEDSEPIVRATIDL from the coding sequence CTCGATCGCCGCTATGAGTTCTGCCGGAAAAACCAGCGATCCCGTCTATGACATTCTGCGCCAGAGCCATCAGCCGCTTGACGCGATTTTTCGTCCCCAAACGGTGGCGGTGATTGGAGCCAGTGAGCGATCGGATAGTGTGGGTCGCACGGTTCTGTGGAATCTGATTACCAATCCCTTTGGCGGCACAGTGTTTCCGGTGAATCCCAAGCGATCGAGTGTGCTAGGGATCAAGGCTTATCCGACGATCGCAGATGTACCGGAGCGGGTGGATCTGGCGATTATTGCAACCCCAGCGGCAACCGTACCTCAACTAATTCGGGACTGTGTGGCGGCAGGCGTGAAGGGCGCAATCATTCTCTCTGCCGGATTTCGGGAAGTGGGCGCGGCAGGGATGGCACTGGAACAGCAGATTCTCAAAGCCGCCCAGGGCAAAATGCGAATTATTGGTCCCAACTGCCTGGGGGTGATGAGTCCGCGATCGGGTTTGAATGCCACCTTTGCAGGCGCAATGGCGCGTCCGGGCAGCGTCGGATTTATCAGTCAGAGTGGGGCGTTGTGTACCTCGATTCTGGATTGGAGCCTGCGGGAGAATGTTGGCTTCAGTGCGTTTGTGTCGATTGGCGCAATGCTGGATGTGAACTGGGGCGATTTGATCGATTACCTGGGCGACGATCCCTACACCCAGAGCATTGTGATTTACATGGAGTCGATTGGGGATGCGCGATCGTTTCTGTCTGCGGCGCGGGAAGTAGCTCTCACGAAACCGATTATTGTGATCAAGGCGGGACGGACAGAGGCGGCGGCACAGGCAGCGGCATCTCACACAGGCGCGTTAGCCGGAAGCGATAAGGTTTTAGATGCGGCATTTCGGCGATCGGGCGTTTTGCGGGTCGAAACGATCAATGAACTGTTCAACATGGCGGAAGTCTTGTCTAAACAGCCGCGCCCCAAAGGTCGAAAGCTGACGATTCTCACCAATGCCGGAGGTCCGGGAGTCCTGGCAACCGATGCCCTGATTCGCGGAGGCGGAGAACTGGCGGAACTGACCCCGGAAACGATCGCTGCCCTGGACGAAATCCTGCCAACCCACTGGAGCCACCATAACCCGATCGATATTCTGGGCGATGCTGATCCCGATCGCTATGCGAAGGCGCTGGAAATTGCCGCTAAAGATCCCAACAGCGATGGCTTACTGGTGATCCTCACGCCCCAGGCGATGACCAATCCGACCCAGACCGCCGAATACCTGAAGAATGCCGCCAGCCAGAATCCCAGTCTCAAGAATAAGCCGCTGCTGGCAAGCTGGATGGGCGGGGCAGACGTGGCAGCCGGAGAGGAAATCCTGAATCGTGCCGGAATCTATACCTTCCCCTATCCGGATACTGCCGTGCAGGTGTTCAACTACATGGGCAAGTACAGCTACAGCCTCCGGGGAATCTATGAAACGCCCAGTTTGCCGTCTGCTGGAGAACTCGACCGATCGCAGGCAGAAGCTATGATTCGATCGATCCGGGAGTCGGGACGGACATTACTCACCGAATTTGAGTCCAAGCAGCTCCTTGCGGCGTATGGCATTCCCGTCGTAGAAACCCGCGTGGCAACGAGCGAGGCAGAGGCGATCGAGCAAGCAAACCACATCGGCTATCCGGTCGTGCTGAAACTGTTCTCAGAAACCATTACCCACAAAACGGACGTAGGCGGCGTGCGGCTCAACCTTCCTGATGCGGAAACGGTACAGAAAGCATATCGGGCGATCGAGCAGTCCGTGACTCAAAAAATGGGGGCAGAGCATTTCCAGGGGGTGACGGTTCAGCCGATGCTGCGTTTGGAGGGCTATGAGCTGATTTTGGGCAGTTCCCTCGATCCGCAGTTTGGTCCCGTTTTGCTGTTTGGGGCAGGGGGTCAGTTGGTGGAGGTCTTTCGTGATTCTGCCCTGGCACTGCCGCCGCTGAATACGACCCTTGCCCGTCGCCTAATGGAGCAGACGCAGATTTATCGTGCGCTCAAAGGAGTCCGAGGACGACAGCCGATCGACCTGGAGCAGCTAGAACAGTTGATGGTGCGATTTAGCCAACTCGTTGCAGAACAGCGGTGGATTAAGGAAATTGATATTAACCCCTTGCTGGCATCGCCGGAACGCCTGATCGCCCTGGATGCGCGGGTAGTCCTCCACGACCCCGAAACCCGATCGCTGGACATCCCCAAACTGGCAATTCGTCCCTATCCGCTTCAGTTTGTTCAGCCCTGGACGCTGAAAAACGGCACTCCGGTTACAATTCGTCCGATTCGTCCCGAAGACGAACCCCTGATTGTGCAGTTCCACAAAACCCTCTCCGAAGAAAGCGTCTACTTCCGCTATTTCCACATGATGGGGCTGAAGCAGCGCACTGCCCACGATCGCCTCGTTCGCATTTGCTTTGTGGACTACGATCGCGAAATTGCCCTCGTCACAGACTTGGAGAACCCCGACGGAACCCAAGAAATCCTTGCCGCCGGACGACTGAGCAAACTGCACGGCATCCCGGAAGCGGAATTCTCGATGCTGGTGAGCGACAAATATCAGGGACAGGGCATCGGGACGGAAATGCTACGCCGCCTGCTCCAGATGGGACGCGATGCCGGACTCAAGCGCATCCAGGCAGAAATCCTCCCCGAAAACCGCGCCATGCAGCACGTCTGCCAAAAACTCGGCTTTCAGATCCGCCGCACCGTTTCAGAGGATTCTGAGCCGATCGTGAGAGCAACGATCGATTTATAA
- a CDS encoding histidine phosphatase family protein: protein MNQILYLVRHCQASGQEPDAPLTQTGQQQAIALANWLQDIQIERIISSPYVRAYQSIVPLSERLGLIVELDDRLVERVLSPVPLDDWRQSLAETFIDLDLAFPGGESSRTAMMRGIRVVNEAMQTTNSAMVVTHGNLMTLLLKYFDQQIGYAEWERLRNPDVYCVRFEGKNTWIDQLNQAG, encoded by the coding sequence ATGAATCAAATTCTGTATCTCGTTCGCCACTGTCAGGCAAGTGGACAGGAACCCGATGCCCCGCTGACGCAAACCGGACAACAGCAGGCGATCGCCCTAGCAAACTGGCTTCAGGACATCCAAATCGAGCGAATCATTTCGAGTCCCTACGTCAGGGCTTATCAATCGATCGTCCCTCTGTCAGAACGGCTGGGTTTAATTGTTGAGCTAGACGATCGGCTGGTTGAACGGGTGTTGAGTCCTGTGCCGCTGGACGACTGGCGACAAAGCTTAGCAGAGACTTTTATCGATTTGGATTTAGCTTTTCCGGGAGGGGAGTCGAGCCGCACTGCCATGATGCGAGGAATTCGAGTTGTGAACGAAGCAATGCAAACCACAAATTCCGCAATGGTCGTTACCCACGGGAATTTAATGACGCTGCTCTTGAAGTATTTTGACCAACAGATTGGCTATGCTGAATGGGAACGGCTGCGGAATCCGGATGTGTATTGCGTTCGATTCGAGGGTAAGAACACCTGGATCGATCAGCTAAACCAGGCAGGCTGA